The window CCGACGGACGCAACATCCGGTACTCGGGACGGTAGTTTCGCAAGGCGATCGGCGTGGCGTAGTACTCCCAGCCGCCAAGTCCCCACAACACGGACACGCCGAGAATCAGAATGGCGGCGGCACTCCACACCAGGACGTGGCCCAGCGCCTCCGATACGGTTGGTTTCATTCAGGCCTATGCATCAACCGTGCAGTCACTTCTAAGTCTCGAGACACACGCCAGAACGTAACCATCTGCACGATCCTGATCATCGAGCATGCTGGATTGGCAGTCTACATCGCCCGACACCACCCGTGTGCGGCACGTGCCGCACACACCGGCACGGCAGAGCGACGGAATCGAAGCGTGACAGGACTCAGCGGCCTCAAGCAGGGTCTGGCCGCCGGAGATGCGGGCCATCACGCCGCTGCGCTCGAACGTGGCTTCATGTGCGCCAGAGGGGGCCGGGGCCGGAGCCGGCGCCGCCGCGCTGGCCCCGGCGGGCGAGAGGCCCGCCGCAGCGGCAACGGAAGGGTTGAACACTTCGAAATGGATCTGGGTGGGAGGCACGCCGAGCGCGGCCAGAAGGCTGGTCATCGCGTCGATCATCGGCGGGGGGCCGCACAAAAAACACGAGGCATGCGCGAGGTCGGGAATCGTCTGGGCGATCAGTGACTCGTTGATGCGCCCCGGCGGTTGCTCGGGCGGTGGCGCCGATCCCGTGATGACCTGGATCACCCGCAGTTGGGGGTGACGATGACCCAGGAACTTCAACTCCTCGCGAAACGCCACGTCCGCCGCCGTCTTGGCCGAATAGAAGAGCGACACCGGACGGGTGGGCTCCGTCTCCACCGCATGGCGCAGCATGCTCATCAGCGGCGTGATCCCGACGCCGCCGGCAATCAGCACCAGCGGACGGTCTTCACCGCCCGGATAAAAGAACGCGCCGGCCGGCGCCATAACCGCCAGCATCGAACCTGGCCGCAGCGTGGCGTGCAAGGTGCCCGACACCAGGCCAACTCGCTTGACAGAAATCCCGAGGAACCCGCGCGAAGCGGGAGCGGAACTGACCGAGTAGCAGCGCACGTGCTCCTTGCCTTCCGCGCGGACCCGCACGGCGATGAACTGCCCCGCGCTGAAGTCAAAGCCCTCGGGGCGACCAATGCGAAAGGTCCGGATATCAGGCGTCTCCTGGATGACGTGAAGGACCGGGCACAGCACAAAATCACGGCTCCGAGTTTTCGGGGCGGGTGTGGTCACCACCGGTCGGGTGACCGCCACCATCGGCCGCGCGGACGGTGGTGGTACCGCACGCGCGGGGGCCGACGAGGATTTCGGCACCAGGACCTCACACGCAAGGAACCAGACGAGGTGCGCACCAAATCCGGTGGCAATGCCGATCACAGTGGGGAGCAGAAACGGTGACGCCGAGAACAACAGTGACACGACGCCCACGAGACTGAATGGCCCCGACATGTGACTGCGATGCACCCGCAGAACGACCAGCGCGAGGTGAATGGTGGTCAGGAACGCGAGGACTGAGGATTCTGGCTGCCAGGACTGCAAGGTGAGAGGACCGAAGCAAGGGTCGATGCCAGATTCGTGAAGGCCCTGGTCTGGTATCGGACTTGCAGCACAGAGGGGTCAGTGGCGAATCAGGTCGTTTCGCCCCTGGAATCGTAAAGAAACTGCCGAACAATTTCACACACGCCGTGTCAAAAACGACAGCAGCCACTATTCCAGCGGCTCCAACATTCTCGAGCGAGATCCTGCGCTTCCGCATGTCGGAGCGCCAGATCCACTGGGCCGTCGCCATCCCGTTCATGGTTTGTTACGTGACCGCGATCGTCTTGATGGCGATCTACAACCCGCATCCCGAACGTCCGTGGCGCCTCGCCTTCTCGTGGACGCACCGGCTATCCGGCCTCGCCCTCTGCGTCCTTCCGCTCTGGGTCATCGTGCGGCACTGGTACGATGTGGCGATCCACATGGCCAACATCCGCGAGGTCTGGCGCTGGACGCTGGCCGACCTCAAGTGGCTGTTGCTCACGGGCCCCGCCACGTTCAGCAAGTCGATCATCCTTCCCGAACAGGGGAAGTTCAACGCAGGCGAAAAACTCAACTTCATGGTGTTGACGGTCACCGTGCCGCTCTATCGGATTGTGCACGGGCCTGATGATCTGGTCGCACCAGTTCGCATTCCCCGCGTGGGTGCTGCATCTGACGATGGCGGCCCTGGCGACCCCCGTGCTGTTCGGACACCTCTTCATGGCGCTGGTCAATCCCGGCACGAGGAAGGGACTGAGTGGCATGATCACGGGATCCGTTGATCGGCACTGGGCCTCGCACCACTACGGACGCTGGTACCGGGAGAACTTCACCGATCCTGCTGCGGCCGCAGGCACACGCGTGGAGACCGCGCCTCACGCGGGAGCAGCAACCGGCGCCGCCCGCCACGACGGAGCGGCCGTCGCGCCGCCTGCCAAGGGCCATGCGCCGTCGGACGGACGGGTCGAGCCTTCAGCCTCGACTGGTTGACAATGGCCCGGCGGGGGCACATCTTGCACTGTGCCCATCCTGCGCAAACCGTACCTGATATTCCTTGCCGACGTCACGCTAGCATCCGACGCCAAGACGGGCTTTGGCCTGCGCGACTGGTGCGGTACAGACGTGATCGGCGAGTGTCGTCTGCCCCAGGGCACTGTATCGCTGGGCCTGCCGATTCTGCGTCCACAGGAAGCAGCCCTGGCCGGCGCGGGGTCGCTGGTCATCGGCGTCGCAGTGGTTGGCGGACAATTGCCTCGCACGTGGCTGCCTCCGCTTGTGGAAGCGCTCGATCATGGCCTCGATGTGGTGAGCGGTATGCACACACGGCTGACGAGCTTCCCTGAACTGGTGGAGGCTGCCGCCCGGGGCGGCGGTCGCCTCGTTGACGTGCGCGCGACTGATCGCGTGCTGCCCACCGGCACCGGCATCAAACGCCCCGGCAAACGTGTGCTCACCGTCGGCACAGACTGCGCGCTGGGGAAAAAATACACCGCGCTCGCGTTAACGCGCGCGCTGCATGCAGCCGGCGCCAGGGCGACCTTCCGCGCGACGGGCCAAACGGGCATCATGATCGCCGGAGACGGCATCGCCGTGGACGCCGTCGTGGCAGACTTCGTGGCCGGCGCGGCGGAACTGCTCTCGCCTGCAAACGACCCCGATCACTGGGATGTGATCGAGGGCCAGGGCGCACTTTTCCATCCGGCGTACGCCGGCGTGACACTCGGACTGATTCACGGTTCGCAGCCCGACGCGATCGTGCTATGTCACGACCCGTCACGACACCATCGAAGACTACCCACACGCATACCTCCCTCGTTGGGCGTCGCCATTGATCGGTACCTGGAAGCCGCGCGACTGACGAACCCCGACGTGCGCTGCGCCGGCATCGCGATCAACTCTTCGTCGCTCGACGAGCGTGAGTGGCTGGCGTACCAATCGAGACTGGCCGCGGAATTCGACCTTCCCATCTGCGACCCCGTGCGCACCGGCGTTGACGCCATCGCGCAGCGACTCCTTCAACCGCGGCGGCCGGAATCTCAATGACGTTGCACGTCGCGCTGGCGCTTGAACGCTGGCCGCTGCTCGAGCCGTTCGAGATTGCGCGCGAGACAATAGCCGACCTTCCGCTGCTCCACCTCACGCTCACGGATGCAGAAGGGCGACAGGGTCGAGCTGAAGCGGCCG is drawn from Acidobacteriota bacterium and contains these coding sequences:
- a CDS encoding iron-sulfur cluster-binding domain-containing protein; translated protein: MQSWQPESSVLAFLTTIHLALVVLRVHRSHMSGPFSLVGVVSLLFSASPFLLPTVIGIATGFGAHLVWFLACEVLVPKSSSAPARAVPPPSARPMVAVTRPVVTTPAPKTRSRDFVLCPVLHVIQETPDIRTFRIGRPEGFDFSAGQFIAVRVRAEGKEHVRCYSVSSAPASRGFLGISVKRVGLVSGTLHATLRPGSMLAVMAPAGAFFYPGGEDRPLVLIAGGVGITPLMSMLRHAVETEPTRPVSLFYSAKTAADVAFREELKFLGHRHPQLRVIQVITGSAPPPEQPPGRINESLIAQTIPDLAHASCFLCGPPPMIDAMTSLLAALGVPPTQIHFEVFNPSVAAAAGLSPAGASAAAPAPAPAPSGAHEATFERSGVMARISGGQTLLEAAESCHASIPSLCRAGVCGTCRTRVVSGDVDCQSSMLDDQDRADGYVLACVSRLRSDCTVDA
- a CDS encoding DUF1611 domain-containing protein, whose translation is MPILRKPYLIFLADVTLASDAKTGFGLRDWCGTDVIGECRLPQGTVSLGLPILRPQEAALAGAGSLVIGVAVVGGQLPRTWLPPLVEALDHGLDVVSGMHTRLTSFPELVEAAARGGGRLVDVRATDRVLPTGTGIKRPGKRVLTVGTDCALGKKYTALALTRALHAAGARATFRATGQTGIMIAGDGIAVDAVVADFVAGAAELLSPANDPDHWDVIEGQGALFHPAYAGVTLGLIHGSQPDAIVLCHDPSRHHRRLPTRIPPSLGVAIDRYLEAARLTNPDVRCAGIAINSSSLDEREWLAYQSRLAAEFDLPICDPVRTGVDAIAQRLLQPRRPESQ